One stretch of Arachis duranensis cultivar V14167 chromosome 1, aradu.V14167.gnm2.J7QH, whole genome shotgun sequence DNA includes these proteins:
- the LOC107469569 gene encoding myb family transcription factor EFM, which produces MASPSELSLDCKPHSYSMLLKSFGDHNNSNSNDQEQNQSYKIEEFLSRLEEERLKIDAFKRELPLCMQLLTNAMEASRQQLQAFNQGTTRPVLEEFIPIKHSEISEKEAPSSMNMMMSDNKANWMTSAQLWSQSSQEVTTRAATPPPSKDADNNNNIGFMSMSPNKHRNGGSGGAFLPFSKERRNNNNNSCALGGELALASPDKEMLIMDDDNNNNNNKRDHSSSNDQGKGTTTSSATPPPSNTTTSQTHRKARRCWSPDLHRRFVNALQMLGGSQVATPKQIRELMKVDGLTNDEVKSHLQKYRLHTRRPSPSPQPGAPAPQLVVLGGIWVPPEYATAAGAPAAIYGTHHPASHAPPPHYCAATPMPQEFYTAAPPQPLLPPPPPPHHLHMYKAAGQNSSPESEVGGCGERSESIEDGKSESSSWKGESEGERKGLNEESNCSDITLKF; this is translated from the exons ATGGCATCACCATCGGAACTAAGCCTTGATTGCAAGCCACACAGCTACTCCATGTTGCTCAAATCCTTTGGAGATCATAATAATAGTAACAGTAATGATCAAGAGCAGAATCAGAGCTACAAGATTGAGGAGTTCCTCTCCCGTCTTGAGGAAGAACGTCTCAAGATCGATGCCTTCAAGCGCGAGCTTCCTCTCTGCATGCAGCTACTCACCAACG CTATGGAGGCGTCAAGGCAGCAACTGCAGGCCTTCAACCAAGGAACAACAAGGCCGGTGCTGGAAGAATTCATTCCCATAAAGCACTCGGAAATCTCAGAGAAGGAGGCGCCGTCTTCCATGAACATGATGATGAGTGATAACAAGGCTAATTGGATGACATCTGCTCAACTATGGAGCCAATCAAGCCAAGAAGTAACGACAAGGGCCGCCACTCCTCCTCCTTCAAAAGATGctgataataacaataatattggATTCATGAGCATGAGCCCCAACAAGCACAGGAACGGGGGCAGTGGAGGAGCCTTCCTGCCGTTCTCCAAGGAACGgaggaacaacaacaacaactcttGTGCATTGGGAGGTGAGCTGGCACTTGCTTCCCCTGACAAGGAAATGCTCATCAtggatgatgataataataataataataataagagagaCCATTCCTCATCAAATGATCAGGGAAAAGGAACTACTACTAGTAGTGCTACTCCACCTCCATCTAACACCACCACCTCTCAAACACACAGGAAAGCAAGAAGGTGCTGGTCACCCGACCTGCACCGTAGATTTGTTAATGCTCTTCAAATGCTAGGCGGATCTCAAg TGGCGACACCAAAACAGATAAGGGAGTTGATGAAGGTTGACGGTTTGACCAATGATGAAGTGAAAAGCCATCTCCAG AAATATAGGCTCCACACGAGAAGACCAAGCCCAAGCCCACAACCAGGTGCACCAGCACCACAGCTTGTGGTCCTAGGAGGAATCTGGGTCCCACCAGAGTACGCCACAGCTGCCGGAGCCCCTGCCGCCATCTACGGTACTCACCACCCCGCCTCCCACGCCCCGCCACCGCACTACTGCGCGGCCACCCCAATGCCTCAGGAGTTCTACACGGCGGCTCCACCTCAGCCGCTTCTTCCGCCTCCGCCTCCTCCGCACCACCTGCACATGTACAAGGCGGCTGGACAGAATAGCTCCCCGGAGTCGGAGGTAGGAGGATGCGGAGAGCGGTCGGAGAGCATCGAGGATGGGAAATCGGAGAGTAGTAGCTGGAAGGGTGAGAGTGAAGGAGAGAGGAAAGGGTTGAATGAGGAGAGTAATTGCAGTGACATCACTCTCAAATTCTAA
- the LOC107471326 gene encoding uncharacterized protein LOC107471326 — MHIQISVPNLLSLTHLFVILTLCASYKENFDDSSKFFTNYNRAAEIEKHCSSYLSLASKLSPDANRGNRIKRELSFTYGDWEQENGHTTLMPFDRSNGFEHSLALKLVSFKVMDISSIQHFENTVSLGGIMSIGISGQGSYFPTKSSSSFTMRPGLSLLRIAFEGVYLQSNDHENGKEHLMCLLGNTTLPIPEPFNYDWNDMFLDYSLLQDEQILLVLRYPQTFNLTRRSIRGEMRSLHQEGSLAYFDNVHISSQLNRHAVYQFSSESKSRSCDPYPYELDFAAYGANSFNNGSDFCSFLQKVAQRPFYLFGVENFRLLFQYLICEEETDSNNVQSARVSAVLRAFPASMSLDTVQSRTGLSNQTLSAEGSWNSLTGKLCMIGCHGVVDPGLNSKECNYQISFHFPSMLSIKQRSLMLGTIHSNSNNDESNIFFFPFLHSLRRPTDLKGLGLHNTPYYNYSKVELAAAIKSKNQHSKLFTLFKKLFFKYPTLVDGDDINRLSNKLNVYVIAIRHQSSNKHDRVYMQMEVLSLGTSHQHERKNLFGNPLLNISLHLTLSEGYWDENADSYPFFLEGVYDPLEGDMHLIGCRMFSQGIDCLMEVKVQYPSESIRWLKNPSVEMIITSQRSEEDPRHFKPITLRTQMIQYNEHQQDYEFRKILEGVLRLLISLAGAGIIWSQLIYMNANEDKTPYMSLGTLYILIFGYGAELIRASEIFFESKESASIRTWPYQLQNYQRVLMESMETLTKLLVLASLLLTINQYRKVSDAKNKPNAYGTIKPKPLRRISDATRRYLRIFICICLILSCLGGDLNLRYAFVILPATIVREYIRLTLKMQDLFLLPQIFENKLWSNQVKPLRKTYYFGLTFLRLVIFFYDYIRDPILDPFNNYNDGGGGINNQVGSDLLSFCLIMLSSPLVMIGLAFVVYIQQSWNYLKPRNA, encoded by the coding sequence ATGCATATCCAAATTTCAGTTCCAAATCTTCTTTCCCTCACACACCTCTTTGTGATCCTAACTCTATGTGCCTCCTACAAAGAAAACTTTGACGactcttcaaaatttttcaccAACTATAACCGTGCTGCTGAAATAGAAAAACATTGCAGTTCATATCTATCTTTGGCATCTAAGTTAAGCCCTGATGCCAATAGAGGTAACAGAATCAAGAGAGAACTCTCATTCACCTATGGAGATTGGGAGCAGGAGAATGGACATACAACCTTGATGCCATTCGACCGAAGCAATGGTTTCGAGCACAGTTTAGCCTTAAAACTAGTCTCTTTCAAAGTGATGGACATAAGTTCAATTCAGCACTTTGAAAATACAGTTAGTCTTGGAGGGATCATGTCCATAGGAATATCTGGTCAAGGTTCATATTTTCCAactaaatcttcttcttctttcacaaTGAGGCCTGGCTTATCTCTTCTCAGAATTGCTTTTGAAGGTGTATACTTACAAAGCAATGATCATGAGAATGGGAAAGAGCATTTGATGTGTCTCTTGGGAAACACAACTTTACCTATACCAGAACCATTCAATTATGATTGGAATGACATGTTTCTTGATTATAGTCTCTTACAAGATGAGCAGATTCTACTTGTTCTTCGCTACCCTCAAACCTTCAACTTGACAAGAAGGTCCATAAGAGGCGAAATGCGAAGTTTACACCAGGAAGGAAGCTTGGCATACTTTGATAATGTTCATatttcttctcaattgaatcgcCATGCTGTCTATCAATTCAGCTCTGAATCAAAGTCTAGATCTTGTGATCCGTATCCATACGAACTAGACTTTGCAGCATATGGGGCTAATTCATTCAATAATGGTTCTGATTTTTGCAGTTTTCTTCAGAAAGTTGCACAACGACCTTTTTACCTTTTTGGAGTTGAAAACTTTAGGCTACTTTTTCAGTACCTTATCTGTGAGGAAGAAACAGATAGCAACAATGTCCAAAGTGCAAGAGTTTCTGCAGTTCTAAGAGCATTTCCAGCATCCATGTCTTTAGATACAGTGCAATCAAGAACAGGCCTCTCAAACCAAACTCTATCTGCAGAAGGATCATGGAATTCCTTAACAGGAAAACTCTGCATGATTGGATGTCATGGAGTGGTTGATCCAGGGTTAAACTCAAAGGAATGCAACTATCAGATATCTTTTCACTTCCCAAGTATGCTCTCTATCAAGCAGAGGAGTCTCATGCTTGGTACTATACATAGTAATAGCAACAATGATGAATCAAacatcttcttctttcctttcttgcaTTCGCTAAGGCGTCCCACCGATCTCAAGGGCCTTGGCTTGCATAACACTCCATACTATAATTACTCAAAGGTTGAGCTTGCTGCTGCAATCAAAAGCAAGAATCAACACTCAAAGTTGTTCACCCTTTTCAAGAAATTGTTCTTCAAGTATCCAACTCTTGTAGATGGAGATGATATAAATCGCCTCTCCAATAAGCTCAATGTCTATGTGATTGCGATTCGTCATCAATCCTCAAACAAGCATGATAGGGTCTATATGCAGATGGAAGTTCTTTCACTTGGTACTTCGCATCAACATGAAAGAAAGAACCTCTTTGGCAATCCTCTTCTTAACATTTCAttgcatctcactttatctGAAGGGTATTGGGATGAAAATGCAGATAGCTACCCCTTTTTCTTGGAAGGTGTATATGATCCCTTAGAAGGTGATATGCATCTAATTGGTTGCAGAATGTTTTCACAGGGCATAGATTGTTTGATGGAAGTTAAGGTTCAGTATCCATCTGAATCGATACGATGGCTTAAGAATCCTTCAGTTGAAATGATCATCACTAGCCAAAGGAGCGAAGAAGACCCGCGACATTTCAAGCCTATCACTCTCAGAACTCAAATGATTCAATACAATGAGCATCAACAAGACTATGAATTTAGGAAAATCCTTGAAGGTGTTCTAAGGCTTCTGATTTCCCTTGCAGGAGCAGGCATAATTTGGAGCCAACTAatctacatgaatgcaaatGAAGACAAGACTCCTTATATGTCTCTTGGCACACTCTATATATTGATATTTGGTTATGGTGCAGAGTTGATAAGGGCCAGTGAAATTTTCTTTGAATCAAAAGAATCTGCTTCCATTAGAACTTGGCCTTATCAACTTCAAAACTATCAAAGAGTCTTGATGGAATCAATGGAGACCTTAACAAAACTTCTAGTGTTGGCTTCTTTGCTGCTTACAATAAATCAATACAGAAAGGTGTCAGATGCTAAGAACAAGCCAAATGCTTATGGGACTATCAAGCCAAAACCCCTCCGACGAATTAGTGATGCCACTCGAAGGTATTTGAGGATTTTCATTTGTATCTGTTTGATTCTTTCGTGTCTTGGAGGGGACTTAAACTTGAGGTATGCTTTTGTGATTCTACCTGCAACCATAGTGAGAGAATATATACGGTTGACTCTGAAGATGCAAGATTTGTTTTTGTTGCCTCAAATATTTGAGAACAAACTGTGGAGTAATCAAGTGAAGCCATTGAGGAAAACATATTATTTTGGACTCACATTTCTGAGGCTGGTTATATTCTTCTATGATTACATCAGAGATCCTATTTTGGATCCATTCAACAATTATAATGATGGTGGGGGTGGAATCAACAACCAAGTGGGTTCAGATTTGCTTTCCTTTTGTTTGATCATGTTAAGTAGTCCACTTGTTATGATTGGATTAGCTTTTGTGGTCTACATTCAACAGAGCTGGAACTATCTCAAGCCAAGAAATGCTTGA